Proteins encoded together in one Ferroglobus placidus DSM 10642 window:
- a CDS encoding 50S ribosomal protein L18e → MSKIRKVVRRKTNPNLVRLIDTLLKASAENKAKIWKDVAERLAKPTKHMAEVNVGKIERHLKDNEIALIPGKVLGAGEISRAVKVAAFKFSESAKRKIEEAGGRCMSIEELIKENPKGSNVRILV, encoded by the coding sequence ATGAGCAAGATTAGAAAAGTCGTCAGAAGGAAGACGAATCCGAATCTCGTAAGGCTGATCGATACATTGCTTAAAGCCTCGGCTGAAAACAAAGCGAAGATTTGGAAGGACGTAGCCGAGAGACTGGCTAAGCCGACAAAACACATGGCGGAAGTGAACGTAGGAAAGATCGAGAGGCATCTAAAGGATAATGAGATAGCGTTGATTCCGGGCAAAGTGCTCGGAGCCGGAGAGATCAGCAGAGCTGTGAAGGTTGCAGCGTTCAAATTCTCGGAGAGCGCTAAGAGAAAAATCGAGGAAGCTGGAGGAAGGTGCATGAGCATAGAAGAATTAATCAAAGAGAACCCGAAGGGTAGCAACGTGCGAATTCTCGTGTGA
- a CDS encoding TIGR00266 family protein, translating to MKYEIVSKPSYSLLNITLERGEEVLAEAGAMVYMRGVELKTETRGGFFGGIHEVQVEGRLVVDTGHIVAFEDTLDFKVRKAGSLKATILSGEGLVAEFSGVGRVWIQTRSIADYVGWLSSLMPSK from the coding sequence ATGAAATACGAGATCGTGTCGAAGCCGAGTTATTCCCTACTGAACATCACCCTCGAGAGAGGGGAAGAAGTTCTCGCTGAAGCTGGAGCGATGGTTTACATGAGAGGTGTCGAGCTAAAAACTGAAACAAGAGGTGGATTTTTCGGAGGAATTCATGAAGTGCAGGTTGAGGGAAGACTTGTTGTCGATACCGGACATATTGTCGCTTTTGAGGACACGCTGGACTTCAAAGTTAGAAAAGCTGGAAGTTTGAAGGCGACAATACTCAGCGGAGAGGGATTGGTGGCTGAGTTTAGCGGAGTTGGAAGAGTTTGGATTCAGACGAGATCTATAGCTGATTACGTAGGCTGGTTATCCTCTTTAATGCCTTCGAAGTGA
- a CDS encoding alpha/beta hydrolase, with translation MSEIIVGSAIRATYVVRGTRGALLCPPHPLMGGSRFDVRLERIAAELHKINYSTLAFDYRTPFRGGVGEIEDARSCLLYLKERHDFVALIGYSFGSVVASNIADEADALVLISPLKKVNEIELKDSSVPKLIVIARYDEIVSFKESEEIAESLSEPKKVVILDTDHFYTGMYVELAKEVAKFLSEV, from the coding sequence ATGAGCGAAATAATAGTTGGTTCGGCTATAAGAGCAACTTACGTAGTTAGGGGAACGAGAGGAGCTCTGCTATGTCCACCTCACCCTCTAATGGGTGGAAGCAGGTTCGACGTTAGGCTCGAGAGAATTGCGGCGGAACTTCACAAGATCAATTATTCAACGCTGGCTTTCGACTACAGAACCCCCTTCAGAGGGGGTGTTGGTGAAATAGAGGATGCGAGAAGCTGTTTACTTTATTTAAAAGAGAGGCACGACTTCGTTGCTTTGATAGGCTACTCCTTCGGAAGCGTCGTAGCCTCTAACATAGCTGATGAAGCTGACGCCCTCGTTTTGATATCGCCTCTCAAAAAAGTTAACGAAATAGAGTTGAAGGACAGTAGCGTTCCAAAACTGATAGTCATTGCAAGGTACGACGAAATCGTGAGTTTCAAAGAGTCTGAGGAAATAGCGGAAAGCCTTTCAGAGCCTAAAAAGGTTGTCATCTTGGATACCGACCACTTTTACACCGGAATGTACGTTGAACTCGCTAAGGAGGTGGCGAAGTTTTTGAGTGAAGTTTAA
- a CDS encoding desulfoferrodoxin family protein — translation MELLQTADWKKEKHVPVIEVLKWDNGVVEVKVSVGKEIPHPNTTEHHIAWIELIFHPEGEKFPYVVGRTEFAAHGASVEGPNTSGVYTEPVAHFTFKTEKGGKLIAFSYCNIHGLWMNETELK, via the coding sequence ATGGAGCTGCTTCAGACAGCGGATTGGAAGAAAGAAAAGCATGTTCCTGTTATAGAAGTTTTAAAATGGGATAACGGAGTTGTGGAAGTCAAAGTGAGCGTTGGGAAGGAAATCCCCCATCCGAATACTACAGAACACCATATTGCTTGGATCGAACTCATCTTCCACCCAGAGGGGGAGAAATTCCCATATGTGGTAGGTAGAACTGAATTTGCAGCTCATGGAGCCTCAGTAGAGGGACCCAATACAAGCGGAGTATATACAGAACCTGTAGCTCATTTTACGTTCAAAACGGAAAAAGGAGGAAAGTTAATCGCCTTCTCCTACTGCAACATCCACGGTTTATGGATGAACGAGACTGAACTGAAGTGA
- a CDS encoding thioredoxin domain-containing protein, whose translation MANRLEKARSPYLRKAANQPVDWFEWSEEAFKKAKEEDKPILLSVGGVWCHWCHVMAKKCFENEDIAKIINENFVAVKVDRDERPDIDRRYQEFVFATTGTGGWPLTVFLTPDGEPFFGGTYFPPEDGFGMIGFKTLLLKISEMWEKDRESLLKSAKQIVESLKKFSERDFSSNFDFTLIEKGIKAVLDNMDYVNGGIGRAPKFHHAKAFELLLTHYYFTKDEDLIKAVELTLDAMAKGGVYDQLIGGFFRYSTDDRWHVPHFEKMLYDNAELLKLYTIAYQITKKELYRKVAKGIVDYYRKFGVDERGGFYASQDADIGELEEGGYYIFSLEEIKEVLNDEEFRIASLYFGLREGKNVLHVSLDENEISEILGIPVRRVKEIIESAKEKLLEVRERRETPFIDKTIYTNWNGLMIEAMCDYYKSFNDPWAVEVAEKSGERLLKFWDGDVLLHTDDVEGFSEDYIFFAKGLIALFEITQKGKYLNAAVEITKRAVDLFWDHKRGGFFDRKSSGNGLLSLKVKDIQDSPQQSVNGIAPLLLTTLSSVTGTEEFGALAKKSLRAFAGILEKYPLISPSYMISLYAYIRGIYLVKTRRHFEEMLRTFRPFKFVIRDDSELVCEGNVCRSLK comes from the coding sequence ATGGCAAACAGGTTGGAAAAGGCAAGAAGCCCTTACCTTAGAAAGGCGGCAAATCAGCCTGTGGATTGGTTTGAGTGGAGTGAAGAAGCATTTAAAAAGGCTAAAGAAGAGGATAAACCCATTCTTCTTTCTGTAGGTGGCGTGTGGTGTCACTGGTGCCACGTTATGGCGAAAAAATGTTTTGAGAACGAGGATATTGCAAAAATCATCAATGAAAACTTCGTTGCAGTTAAAGTGGATAGGGATGAGCGTCCCGATATAGACAGAAGGTATCAGGAGTTTGTTTTTGCAACTACTGGCACTGGAGGCTGGCCTTTAACAGTTTTCCTCACACCTGATGGAGAACCATTCTTTGGAGGGACGTATTTCCCTCCAGAGGACGGTTTCGGGATGATAGGTTTCAAAACTCTGCTTTTAAAAATCTCCGAAATGTGGGAGAAAGACAGGGAGAGTCTGTTGAAATCCGCAAAGCAGATCGTAGAATCTTTAAAAAAATTCAGTGAAAGGGATTTCAGTTCGAATTTTGATTTTACCCTGATAGAAAAGGGAATAAAAGCCGTGCTGGATAATATGGACTACGTGAACGGTGGTATCGGCAGAGCCCCAAAATTCCATCACGCAAAGGCTTTTGAGCTTCTTTTAACACATTACTACTTTACAAAGGATGAGGATCTGATTAAAGCTGTAGAGCTTACCCTTGACGCAATGGCTAAGGGGGGCGTTTACGATCAGCTTATTGGTGGCTTCTTCCGCTATTCAACTGATGATAGATGGCATGTACCTCATTTCGAGAAGATGCTCTACGATAACGCTGAACTTTTAAAGCTCTACACAATAGCCTATCAGATCACCAAGAAGGAGCTTTACAGAAAAGTTGCTAAGGGGATTGTGGATTACTACAGAAAATTCGGAGTAGATGAGAGAGGAGGATTCTACGCTTCTCAGGATGCGGATATCGGCGAGCTTGAGGAGGGTGGATATTATATTTTTAGCTTGGAGGAAATTAAAGAGGTTCTAAACGATGAAGAGTTCAGGATTGCTTCTCTCTACTTCGGGTTAAGGGAGGGGAAGAACGTTCTTCACGTATCCTTAGATGAGAACGAGATTTCAGAAATTCTCGGAATCCCCGTTCGGAGAGTTAAGGAAATTATTGAATCTGCCAAGGAGAAATTACTGGAGGTTAGGGAAAGAAGGGAGACACCCTTCATAGATAAGACAATATACACGAATTGGAACGGATTGATGATTGAGGCGATGTGTGATTATTACAAATCCTTTAACGATCCTTGGGCTGTTGAAGTGGCGGAAAAGTCAGGTGAGAGATTGTTGAAGTTTTGGGACGGGGATGTGCTTTTACACACGGATGACGTTGAAGGTTTTTCAGAAGACTACATTTTCTTCGCAAAGGGTTTAATTGCGTTATTTGAGATCACTCAAAAAGGTAAGTATTTAAATGCTGCAGTTGAAATAACTAAGAGAGCTGTGGATTTGTTCTGGGATCATAAGAGAGGAGGATTTTTCGACAGGAAAAGTAGTGGCAACGGCTTATTGAGTCTGAAGGTGAAGGATATTCAGGATTCTCCTCAGCAATCGGTTAACGGCATCGCTCCTCTACTTCTTACAACACTTTCATCTGTAACCGGAACGGAAGAATTTGGGGCATTAGCTAAAAAATCTCTGAGAGCTTTTGCGGGAATTTTGGAGAAATACCCTCTAATCTCTCCCTCGTACATGATAAGCCTCTACGCGTATATTAGGGGAATTTACCTTGTCAAAACCAGACGCCATTTTGAAGAAATGCTCAGAACTTTCAGACCGTTTAAGTTTGTGATTAGAGATGATTCGGAATTGGTTTGCGAGGGAAACGTATGTAGGAGCTTAAAGTAA